In Pseudomonadota bacterium, the genomic stretch CCAGCGGGTGATGCGCCTCCACCGCCTGTTTCAGGCGGCCGGTGGTGACGTGGGTATAGATCTGCGTGGTAGCGATGTCCGCGTGGCCCAGCATTTTCTGGACGCTGCGCAGGTCGGCGCCATGGTCCAGCAGGTGGGTGGCAAAGGCGTGGCGCACCACGTGGGGGCTGACCTGGTCCGGGTCCAGCCCGGCGTCCAGGGCCAGCTGTTTCAGGATCTGGCCAAAGCGCTGGCGGGTCAGATAACCGCTGGCGGCGATGGAAGGAAACAAAAACCGGGACTCGCGCCCTGTGGCTTTTTCAAAGGCTTTGCGCACCGGCGTCCAGTCGTCCAGGGCTTTGCGCGCCGCGTCTGACAGGGGGACAATCCGTTCCTTCCCGCCCTTGCCGCGCACCTGCACAAAAGCCCGGTCGCGGCTGATGGCCCCCAGGGGCAGGCTGACCAGCTCACTGACCCGCAGGCCGGTGGCGTAGAGCAGTTCCACCAGCACCATCAGACGGTATTTTTCCGGTGATTCCTGTTTCTTCAGGGCTTCACCCAGCAGGTCGCTGACCTGTTTTTCGTCCAGGACTTTCGGAAGGCTCTGTCCCATCCGCGGGGTGTCCAGCGTTGACGAAGGATCGTCGACACGGCGGGATTCCGAGCACAGAAAACGAAAGAACTGTCGCAGGGCCGACTGCCGCCGGGCCGTGGTGCGGGGCGACATGCCGGCCGAGGCCATGTGGGCCATCCAGTCCCGCAGGTCCGCGTCCCTGGCCTGGTCCAGCACCACATTGCGTTTTGCCAGAAAGGCGGCCGCCTCGGCCAGGTCGGCCAGATAGGCTTGCCGGGTGTTGCGGGACGCGCCCCGCTCGGCCGTCAGCATGGCCAGAAAAGCATCCACCGAAGGCGATACGGCTACAGCCGTTTTCGGTGGTCGTCCGCGTTTTTTTACCACAGGTTTTTCTGTCATGATCCCGTGCGCAGAACCAGCGTTTCCCGCGCCAGCGCCCGGGCATCATCCGCAAGACCCACCTGGCGCAGAGCCCGGATTGCC encodes the following:
- a CDS encoding site-specific tyrosine recombinase XerD translates to MTEKPVVKKRGRPPKTAVAVSPSVDAFLAMLTAERGASRNTRQAYLADLAEAAAFLAKRNVVLDQARDADLRDWMAHMASAGMSPRTTARRQSALRQFFRFLCSESRRVDDPSSTLDTPRMGQSLPKVLDEKQVSDLLGEALKKQESPEKYRLMVLVELLYATGLRVSELVSLPLGAISRDRAFVQVRGKGGKERIVPLSDAARKALDDWTPVRKAFEKATGRESRFLFPSIAASGYLTRQRFGQILKQLALDAGLDPDQVSPHVVRHAFATHLLDHGADLRSVQKMLGHADIATTQIYTHVTTGRLKQAVEAHHPLAKKENFTSPPEGEVAKADKA